A stretch of the Uranotaenia lowii strain MFRU-FL chromosome 3, ASM2978415v1, whole genome shotgun sequence genome encodes the following:
- the LOC129755434 gene encoding rhythmically expressed gene 2 protein-like: MSSLSRFRLITFDVHNTLIQIRSAPGKKYGEIGAMFGISNNKNQLVANYVQSWHKMNRLHPNFGLKTKISYKQWWQMMIGGIFNENGTHNIPEEKIQKMTAHFMEFFKTSGFWQHCYGSVDFLNYLKLQRHVESNGSKQPPFKLGVISNFDPRLDVLLRNMKINHYFDFVLNSYDVGYMKPSKEIFSAAMEAADLPDLHPHECLHIGATPVTDYFGARNAGWYGLLLHEKSAEELSRKYGQTVDDNHVFSSLFDIHKKISNDYMKW; encoded by the exons ATGAGTAGCCTGTCGCGTTTTCGATTAATTACATTCGATGTGCACAATACCTTGATACAGATTCGGTCTGCTCCAGGGAAGAAGTATGGGGAAATCGGTGCCATGTTCGGCATCAGTAATAATAAGAACCAGCTAGTGGCCAATTATGTTCAGAGCTg GCATAAAATGAACCGTCTGCATCCCAATTTTGGACTCAAGACTAAGATAAGCTATAAGCAATGGTGGCAAATGATGATTGGAG ggatATTCAACGAGAATGGAACACATAACATTCCTgaggaaaaaattcaaaaaatgactgctcattttatggaatttttcaaaactagcgGCTTTTGGCAGCATTGCTACGGTTCGGTGGACTTTTTAAACTACTTAAAACTTCAGCGACACGTGGAATCAAATGGATCCAAACAGCCTCCGTTTAAGCTGGGAGTTATATCGAATTTTGACCCCCGCCTAGATGTTTTGcttagaaatatgaaaataaaccaCTACTTCGATTTCGTACTTAATTCCTATGACGTGGGTTACATGAAACCATCTAAGGAAATATTCAGTGCCGCAATGGAAGCTGCTGACCTGCCCGACTTACATCCCCATGAATGTTTGCATATTGGAGCCACACCGGTGACGGATTATTTTGGAGCTCGGAATGCCGGCTGGTACGGTTTGTTGCTCCATGAAAAGTCGGCCGAAGAGCTATCTCGCAAGTATGGCCAAACCGTTGACGACAACCACGTGTTTTCTAGTCTTTTTGATATTCATAAAAAGATATCTAACGATTACATGAAatggtga